The following nucleotide sequence is from Posidoniimonas corsicana.
TGCCGGCGTCGTCGGGCGCGCCCTGCCAGCGGGCGCGGTCGGCGGCCTCCAGCGGCTGGATGGTCGCCGCCAGCTCGCGGATCATGCCCTCGATCTGGTCGGGCTGCCAGATCAGGTCACGCAGCTCGCGGAGGGTGTTGTAGTAGCCGGGCTTGAGCAGGCTGTCGGCGTAGGCGGAGTCGAAGTTGTCGAACAACGCCTCGTAGACGATGTCCTCGCCCTCGTTCCAGCTGGGGCCCCAGCTGGCGTCGGTGTCCCAGAGCAGCAGCCACAGCTTGCCGAGGTTGTCGTTCTCGGCGGCGTAGTCGGGCTCGAAGTAGTAGGCGGCGTTCTTGTTGGCGGTGGGCCAGTAGTCGTAGTGGCGGACCGCCTCGGCGATGGCGTGGTAGACGAAGTACTGCTCGAGGTTGACGCGGTGCTCCAGGTCGTCGCTGGCGCGGCCCATCACGTACTCGACGTAGTCGTGGTCCGACCCGTCCGACACGGCGTAGGGCGCCTGGTAGTCCAGCTGCCGCAACGCGTCCTGGGTCTGGTTGTTGAGCTTGTAGAGGTTGCCCTCCTCCAGGCCGTGGGCGTCGAGGAACCGCTTGTCGTAGTCCTCCAGCGCGAAATTGACGCCCCAGAAGTCGCCGTCCCACTGGTTGGGCGCCTCGGCGGCGTCGTCGATCACGCGGAACTGGAACCAGTGCGTGTCGAGCGCCGGCAGCCCCATCATGTTCGACAGCTGCATCGTGATCGCCTCGTTGAGGGCGTACGTCAGCGTCTGGTGGTTGTCGAAGCCCTTGCCGGTGGTGAGGGTCTTCCACTGCTCGGGGTAGGGCTCGCCGTCCTGGTCGAGGGGCTCGAACCAGGCGCCGTCGTTGAAGCGGAACCGCATGCTCCGCTTGCCCTCGCCGTAGTAGCGGCCGTTGGCGCCGCGGGGGCGGTACTGGATGTTGTCGTAGACCTCGCCGTTGTAGACGATCGTGCCGCCCCAGTTGTACGCCGAGCGGGCCTCGGTGCCCTGCGGGATCTGGTCGGCCGGGTCGTAGGCGATCGCCTCCTGCATGTCCTCGGCGCGGGTCAGCAGGTGGTACACCGGCAGCGAGGCCAACGCCTCGGCGTCGGCGACCACCTGGCCCGAGTTGTTGAGGTACTCGGGCAGGCCGTCGTAGACGAAGTACGCGAAGTTGAGCGACGGGTCGTCCGCGTAGGGCGCGACCGCGGCGGCGCCGAGCGTGTCCTCCACCGCCACCCGGTACCGCACCAGCGTGCGGTGCGCCTGGGCCGGGATCGACGCGGAGTACACGCCGTCGCCGGCCGTCTGGTCGGCGCCTGTGCCGTCGTCGACCATGGTGACCGTGGCCCAGTTGGCCTCGTCCAGGTAGTCGGGGTTGGCCTTGAGCTGCTGCTCCGGGTCGGCCAGCAGGTCGTTGTGCGGCACGGGCAGCCGGGCGGGGATGTACTGGCCGGGCAGCACGATCTGGTACTGCAGCTCGACCGACGCCACGCCGTCGGGGTCGCTCACCTCGGCGGTCACCACGCCTGCCGACGTGGAAGCGTCGCCGCCCGCGTGGTCGACCGACGCGATGGCCGGCGCGGCGTTGGCGGCGAGGTTCGCGTTGGCGGCGCCGGGCGTGGCGCGGCGGGCCTCGACCACGACCTGCAGGCTGCGCGTGGTGGCGCCGTCGCCGTTGACCGCGGTGAGCGTGTACGTGGTGGTCTCGGTCGGCGTGACCCACACGCTGGTCTGGCCGGTGACATCGCCCACGTCGGGGCTGATGGAGAGCGTGGTCGCATCCGTGACGTCCCAGCGGAGCCGCAGCGGCTCGCCGGCCAGGATGGCGTCGCTGCTGGCCTCGAACGACTCGATGTTCGGACCGGCGAACACCGCGTCCGGCCCGGCGGCGTAACTCGCCGCGACCTGGCCGCTGGTCAGGGCCTGGTTGTAGATGCGGAACTCGTTGTGATAGCCGTCGAACAGCGGGTCGGGCCACTGCGAACGGCCGAGCCAGTTGTTGTTGTCGTTCAGGTCGTCCAGGTCGATGATCGTGGCGCTCGATCCGATCGCGGCGCCGTCCACGTACAGCGTCTGCACGCCCGACGCGCCGTCCCACACCACCGTGAAGTGGTACTCGCGGTTGGTGCTGGCCGCCTGGTTCCAGTCCACCACGCTCTCGGACGACGTGCCGCCATTGCGGTGGGTGAGCCGCAGGTCGCCCGAGCCGGACTCGGGGATCAATGTGACGTAGCCCTGGTTGTTGGCGCCGGTGGCCTGGTCCTCCCCGCCACCGCTGGTGCCGAACGACCAGATCTCCGCCCAGGTCCGGTTCCGCGTGACCGTGCCCCACCACTCGAACGTGGCGTTCTCGCCCAGCGAAGAGACGATGCCGTTCGGCAAGTCGACGTACGCGCCCGAGCCGAAGGGGGTCTGGTTGGAGTTCTGCCCGGAGTTGCTGCTGACGTTCAGCTGTCCATCGAAGTAGCTCGACAGCCCGGTCGGGTCGACCAGCACGCCGTCGGCGCCGCCGACGCTGTCCTCCAGGTTGCCGGAGAAGCTCCAGCGGTGCACCAGGCCTCCCGCGCCGCCCGGGTCGGTGGGCGGGTCGTCGTCCTCGACGGCGAACAGCGGGTCGGCGTAGGTCGGGCGCCAGTTGCTGCCGAGGTTGTTGTCGAGCGCGGGGTTGATCAGCTCCATCGACGGCCCCTCGCCGTCGGCGGCCACGGGCCAGGGGAACGAGGTCGTGTACTCGACCTCGTCGATCAACTGTCCGCCCGCGTCAGAGATGGCGATCCGTTCGCCGCCGTTGCTCAGGCCGCCCTCGTACTGCCCGATCGCCACCACGCCGAACTCGGCGAGCAGGGTCGCCGGGTCCTGGGCCACCACCACGTACCCGCCCGCCGGAATCTGGGCGCCCGGCTCGAAGGTGTAGTCGATGCCGTCGGTGAATTCCCAGCCCGACAGGTCGACCGGCGTGGCGGCCGTGTTGTGCAGCTCGATGAACTCTTCGAAGCTGGTGTTCTCGTCGGAGTTGTAGTGGATCTCGTTGATCACTACCGCCAGCAGGCGGCGGTCTTCGAGCGTCTCGAAACGCAGCCGCGAGGGCTTGGCCCGCTTCGCCTTGCGCGCGGACCGCTTCCTGTCACGATATCTCGCCATCTCGCCTGCCTGTTCCGAAGTTGTAGCCTCAGCGGTGTTCCGCCGGCCGCCGCACGGCGGCGCCACTACGGGTCGCCGCTGGAGTTGGTGCGAATGCACGCCGGCCCCGAGATAAGACCTGGGGCCGTGCCGGTGGAGCGGGTGCAATTACCCGTCTAGAGGTAATGCGAGCCAGCTTCCCCGATTTTAAACAGAATCTTCACAAATGCCGCGGATTTGGCGAACGAGGGCGCCTGCCTCCACCCGCAACAATGGGCCGGAAGCCATGCGAGCGGGGCTACTTAGCGCGGGCGGCCGGGCGTTCAGCCACGCCGGCGACCAGGCCGCCGCTGGCCTCCGCCGGGGCCGCGGCCTCGACGCTCTGGGTGACCTGCTTGTAGGCCAGCGCGGCCGCCACCACGATCGCCGTCCACTCGGCGACCAGCAGCGTCCACCAGACGTTGTACTCGACCGAAGTGAACGGCGTGCCCGCCGGCGGGTTGGGCGGGGTCCAGGTCCTCTCGCGTTTCCGCCCCGAGAACAGGTTGTCGAATCCGGCGAACGCCTTGGTGTGGATCTCCCGCTGCTCCGAGAAGTACAGCACCATGTAGCGGTCGCATTCGACTTTCAGCCAGGGCGGGTAGAGCAGCGTCAACGCCATAAAGAGGGCTGCCCCCAGTCCGCACAGCACGGCCACGCCGAACCGGCCAAACGCCCGCTGCGCGTTGACGGTCATGGGGTCGCTCCACGGAATTGATCGGGTATGGGGTTAGCCGCAGCCACGAGTGTAGCCGCACGAGGGGCGCGGAGCAAAGAAATTCAGCGGCGGGCGGGTGGATTACGGCGTGATCACGGTCACGCCGCAGCCGACCGGCCGGTCCAACGCCGCCAAGGCGGCGCCCGCCTCCTGGAGCGGGATCGTCCGCTCGATGAGCTGCTGCGGGCTGAGCTGCCCACGCTCGATCATCTGCAGCAGCGCGGGGTAGGCGTGCGCCTGCAGTCCGTGGCTGCCGAGCAGCTCCAGCTCCCAGCCGATGACGCGTCCCATCGGCGCCGGCGGGTCGGCGTCGGCGCCTGCCAACAGGCCCACCTGCACGTGGCGGCCGCGTCGGCGGAGCGAGAGGACCGAGTTGCGGAACGTCACGCGGGCGCCCAACGCGTCGACCGACACGTCGGCGCCGCCGCCGGTCAGCTCGTGCACCGCGGCGGCCACATCGTCCACGCCGGTGGCGTTGAGTGTCGCGTCGGCGCCGAGCTGCTTGGCCAATTGCAGCGGCTCGTCGCGGATGTCGATCGCCACGACCGCCGCGCCCAACGCCCGGCCCAGCATCACCGCCGATAGGCCCACGCCGCCGCAGCCGTGCACGGCCAGCCACTGACCGGCCGCCAGCCGCCCCTGCGTCGCCACGGCACGGTACGCGGTGGCCAGGCGGCAGCCGAGGCTCGCCGCGGTGGGGGCGTCGATCGAGTCGGGCAGCGCGACCAGGTTGGCGTCGGCGTAGCGGACCGCGACCAGCTCCGCGAACGAGCCCCAGCCGGTGAAGCCGGGCTGGAACTGGTTCTCGCAGACCTGCTGATCTCCCTGGCGGCAGTCGCCGCACCGCCCGCAGCCCGCCACGAAGGGGAGCGTGACGCGTCGCCCGACCCAGTCGCCGCGGACCTCCGACCCGACCGCGACGACCTCGCCGGCCAGCTCGTGACCGGGCACGTGGGGCAGGCGGTCGATGTCGGGGTCGTGCCCCTGCCAGCCGTGCCAGTCGCTGCGGCAGACGCCGGTCGCCTGGACGCGGATCACCGCGCCGTCGGGCGTGGGCGTGGGGTCGGGGACCTGCTCGATGGCGATCGGCCCGCCGAACTCGTGGTAGAGCGCTGCTTTCACGGGAGGGTTCCCCGGCGGAGGGCCCGGCGTGCTAGTCGGAGTTCTCGGACGCCGGGGCGCCGTCGCGAGTCGGCTCGCGGTCGGGCCCGGCCGCGGCGGGCGGGGGCTCGTTCTCAAAGTCCTTCCACTTCATCGCCCGGCGGAACGGCTCGATGCGGAGCACGACCTCGCCGTTGTGGAACACGCGGACGGTGCCGTTGGACTCGCTGACCGCCACCGCGACCGCGGTGGTGGACTTGGTGATCTCGGCCGCCGCCCAGTGCCGCGCGCCCAGGCCCTTGCTGATGCTCAGCTCGGCGGGCGGCGCCGACACGTGCTGGCAGGCCGCGACCACCGTGCCCTTGGCGGACACGACGAACGCGCCGTCCATCTGGGCGATCTCCTTCACGCCCTCGCGGACCTTGGCGTCGCTCAGCATGCGTTCGGAAACGGGGTAGCCGCGCACCGGGTCGAAGCCCATCGGCTTGCAGAAGCCGAGCGTCTTGCGGTGGTCGCCGACGATGAACAGCGACCCCACCGGCTTGCCCTCGCGGCCCTCGCGGCCGATCGCGACCGCCAGGTCGACCACGGTCTTGAGGGTCTCGGTGGGGACCTTCGCGCCCAGCTGCTTGAGGTCGCGGATGGTGAGCCGGCCGAGGTGCTCTCCCAGGCGGATCAGGCTCAGCGAGTCGATGGTGTCGGCCTCGAAGCCGCTGTAGACCGCCACCACCGGCGCGCCGGGCGCCAGGTGCTCGTCGGCCACGGCCTCGAGCAGCGCCTCGGTGAGCTGCTCGTAGACCGGCAGGTCGGGCACCGACAGCACGACCGTGTCGAACTGGGCGTCCTCGGACCCGGCCAGCACGTCCTCGGAGTCGGCCGCGACGATCAGCGCGTGGTCCCCCACGGCGGCCTGCAGCTTGTCCCACTCGGTGGGGCGCTCGGTGAGGAACAGGATCGCCTCGGCGTTGTGCAGGTCCGCCATGCGCGCCGCCATCTGGCAGAACGCATCGAGCTGGTCGCTGAACTTACGCGCTACGGCCATGCACAAAGAACACGGACGGGCGCCCGCGTCGAGAGAGCTGAGAGGGGCGGACGCGCCGCGCGCGAATCGCCAGACCGCCCTAATCTACTGGAGCCCGCCAAGCAGTTCAATCCGGAACGGCTCGCCAGCCTAGCGAGACCGCCGCGACGAGCTGCCGAAGCCGAACAGCCCGCCCAGGCCCCGCCGCTCCTCGCGTTCCTCGTGCCGGGCCTGGATGTAGTAGTAGTTCTCGCTGATGCCGCTCTGCAGCTCCTTGTAGTTCAGCTTGACCGGCCGGTTCGTCCGCCCGGCCACCTGGGCGGCGTCCGGGTTGTCGTACGGCAGGAACACCTTCTCGTCGTACAGCGCCAGGGCGTGCAACGCGTGGGCCAGCGGGCCGATCTCCCAGCCGTTGTCGGTGTTGGACGTGATCAGGTTGGTGAGGTAGTTCACGGCCGCGAACACCCGGCGGTCGTCCAGGTCCTCCTCCGGCAGCGAGTAGATCAGCCACTCCAGGATGTGCCCGGTGGTGCGGATGCGGCGGTCGACGTCGTCCTCGTCGCCGGGGCCGCGGAACCACTCGGTGCTGAGGCTGCCGTCCCGGTTCTGCAGCCGGAACGCGTACTGCTGGTACTCCTCGACAAACTTGGCGGCCTCGGCCCACTCGCCGTCGAGCGGCTCGCCCCGCGCGACGCGTTTCTTGGCCGCCAGCGCCAGGCCCGACAGCCGGTGGGTGCCGCCACACGCCGCGCCGCGGATCTTCTGGGTCCGCTCGTCGGCGATCAGCTTCGGGAAGTCCCAGTGCTCGCCCTGGTCGTTCACCCACGTGGAGTCCGACGGCAGGTAGTGCATCAGGCCGATCAGCTTGAAGGTCAGCTCCGACCGCGCGTAGCAGGTGAGCTGCTCGGCGGCCACCAGGTCACGCACGGTGAAGTCCTGGCCCTCGACCCTCATCGGGTAGTCCGGGCTCACGTTGCACTGGGCGAGCATCGCCAGCAGCTGGCCCTTGTGGCCCTGCATGCCGACCCCCACCCGCACGTCGAGGTTGCCCTCGGGCGTGAGGTACAGCATCTGGTACCGGTTGCACGGCTTGTTGAAGCAGAGGTAGCCGACCGCCGTGACCGGCTTGCCGCGGCGCCCGCCGTCCTGCACGCGGCTGTACAGCCCGTAGGACAGCATGCTGTGCATCACTTCCCACGAGTCGTGGTCGACGCTGTTGAGCGGCCGCCGGTAGTAGTACGAGAGCACCGACCGGAGCCGCCGCCGCAGGCTCATCTGGTTGCGGCTGAGCGGTTTGAGCTCGCGCTGCGGCTTCTCGACCTCTTTTGGCGTGGTGAAGTCCGGGCTCGGGCGGCGGCTGGATGAACCCGCCCGCTGCTGGCGCGCCTCCTCGGTCTCGGTGGCCTCGTCATCGGCGTCCGTCTCGGTCGCGGGTGCCTGTTCGGCGGCGGCCTTGGGCGGCGCCTGCTTGGGCTTGTCGACGGGCGCCGGCTCAGTGCGGGCCGGCGCTTCTTCGTCTTTGGCCTCGGGCTTGGCTGGTTGCTCGGGCTTGTTCTGCTCTTTGGGGGGCGTCAGCTTGGCCGGTTCGCGGGCCGGTTCCGACACGCTGGGCGCGGGCTTCGGCTCGTCTGCCGGTTCCTCGGCCGCGGGTTGGCTGGTGGGGGCGTCGTCGTTCAGCGGGCGGGCCGATTCGGCCGCGAACGGCGCCGGGCGGTCGCTGCTGGGGAGCTGCGCGGGTTGCTCGGGGAGCGACTGGCTCTCCGGCGCCGCCTGGGTGTCCGGGATGTGGGGCACGCGGAACGCGCTGTTGAGCTGCGGGCCGTCGGGCGCCGCTAGCGGCAGCGGTTCACTGGGCTCGGCCGTCGCGGCGCCGGCCACCTCTTGCCCGTTGAGCGGCAGGGGTGGCGGGGCGCCGTCGTGGCTGGGCGCAGCGCCGGGGCGCTGCGCGGTGCGGACGGGCCGCCACCGCAGGTCGTCCGTCGGGGCGTCGGGCTTGCTGGGCAGGCGGAGCTTCTCGAGCACCCGCTCGCCGACCACGCGGTCCGCCTTCACGCGGCTGGGGCCAAGCGGCGAGGCCACCGCCCAGCCGCTGTCGTAGACCTCAACGGGCTGGGCCGCCAGGGCGGCGCCGCAGGGAGCGGTCAGCGCGGCGCAGCACAGCGCCGCGCGGCAGTTGGCCGCTGCTAGCGAGCCGATTGCTCGCGGGACAGACGCGAGAGTCGAGAACGCAGCCGGCATAAAGATACGCGCCATCAAACCCGCCAGTGTGAGCCGAAGTTGCAAGCTTCCCACCCCGCGGGCGTGCTAGCACGCACGCCGCGCGGCCCGTCGGCGCAAGAGTCCCGCCAAGGACGCCGATGCCTTCTGGTATCGGGATGGGCGCGGCGGCGCTTAAAGACAATGCGTGCAATCTCAGAACCCGCAATCCACGGCGCAGGATAGCGAATCTGGGCGCTCGGAGGACGCAGTCACGCAAGCTGGGTCGGCCAGCTAGAAGGGCAGGAGTCTGCCGAAGCGCGAGGCCACGGCGGGCGGCTCGGGCTGGCCGGCGGCGGGGGCCTCGCCCTTGGCGTAGGCCAGGCAGGCCCGCACGTCGCCACCGAAGTCGCGGCCCGACGAGCGGCTCAGCGCCTGCACGCCGGCGTACTGCATGGCGGGGTCGTCGGACTCGAGGGCGGCCACCAACGCGGCGTTGGTCTCTGGCGAGCGGATCCCACCGAGCGCGCGGGCGGCCTCGATCCGCACGTCCTGGTCGGTGTCGGCGCGCAGCGCCTGGGCGAGGGCCGAGGCGCCGGCGGCGTCGCCCCGCTCGCCGAGCAGCTGGCAGCAGCGGCGGCGGACCAGCGGGTCGGTGTCCTGCAGGCCGGCGGTCAGCACCTGGCCGGCCAGCGGGATCTGGAACCGGGCGACCGAACGCATGATCGCGTCGCGGACCAGCGGGTCGGGCTCGGACTGCACCTTCCGCGCCAGCTCGACGGCGATCGCCTGCTGGGCGGCGCTGTCGGTCCCGTCGGCCTGCTCGCCGGCGGCCAACGCCTCCTCGATCCGCATGGCCGGCGTCTGGTAGGACGTCCGCTCCGGGGTGGAGAAGGGGTTCCACGCCAGCCCCCCGAGCGGCCCCGACTGGCAGCCGGCGGCGAGGGCGAGGGACAGCACGAGTAGGGTGTTCCGCGTGGCGGTCATGGCGGCTTGGTGCTAGCAGTCGTGTCGTTACTTCCCCGTCGGCGGCGCACTGGCGGGCCCGGGGGACGCGGCGGGACCGTAGCAGAGCGGGCCGACGCAACGCAAGGCGGGTTTGCCCACGGAAAAAGCCGCGGGCCGACCCGGAGGCCAGCCCGCGGCTGCGTGCTCGTCAACAAGCCCCCGACTATCAGACGTAGCCGTAGACGCGGTCGAACGCGCTATCGAGGTCGTAGTCGTCAACGTCGTTCGAGTCCTGACCGTTGCTGGCGATCCAGCGGAAGAACTCGTCGAAGCCATCGCCGCCGTCGAAGTTCACGTCGTCGGCCTCATTGTAGGCGAAGCGGACCTCGTCATTGCCGTCGCGTCCCTTGATAGTGATGTCGTCGACATCATTGAAGCCAAGGTAGGCGTAGTCGTCGTCGTAGGCGGCCGGGTCGCTCGACTCATCCCGGTGGTAGCCCATGTCGAGGTAGATGTCGTCCTGCACAGTGCTCCACTGGACCCGGGCCTCGTCGTCGCCGTTGCCCATGTAGGCGCGGATGTCGTCGGCGGTGACGCTGTCGACGTTGAGCTCGTCGTCGTCGTTCTCGGCGACGCTGTCGTAAGTCCTGACATAGAGGTCATCGGCGACCGTGGTGGTCGTGACGCTCACATAGTCGGCGCCAGAGCCCGTGCGGATCTCCAGGTCCTCCCAGCTGCCGTTGCCAATCGTCGAGCCCGAGACGGTCACCTGGTCGTTGTGGATGCCGGTGTCGATGTGCAGCTCATCTCGGGTGGTGAGGCCCGAAATACTTACCCGGTCGTGGTCCTTGATGCTGCTGTCGGTCCCGCCGACGTTGATCACGGCGTCGTCGACCGTGATGCCGCCGTTGTAGTTCAGGACGTTCAGCGTGTCGGAGCCGTTCCCGAGATTGACCAGCAGGTCATCGTTGGCGTTGATCCCGTAGAACGTGATCGAGTTGTACAGGCCCTCGCCCCCCTTGTAGTTGCCGTAGATCTGGGTGCCGTAGAGGCCCTGAACCCGGATCCCGCCGTTGGAGAGCTTGTAGACCTGCACGTGCTGGTCCTGGCCGGCGGTAAGCTCGCCAATCTCCAGGTTGCCGTCCACAACAGCGGCGGTCGCGTCGCCCGCCATCATGGCCTTCTCTTCCAACATCTGCATGCCGAGTTTCTTGCTCTTCTTGGACATCTCGAATCTCCCTTCGTGCTTGGTGGGGTGGGGCGGCCGTGGGTGGCCGCCGCGTTCACCATCACTTACGGGTGGATCCGGGCGTGTTACAAACCGCGCAGCAGAAGCCGCCGCCCGACCCGTCGGGGCGGGAGGGCTCCGCCGCCGGTGGGTGTCGGCGTGAGTGGCGTTGGGGCTGCTGGAGAAGCGGCAACGCGGCAGGACGCGCGCCTGCACGCAGATCAGCAACGGCGGGAGCTGCCCGCCAGAAAAATCTCGAAAACCGGCCGGCCGCCTGCTAGCGGCCGGCGGCCGCCGGGGCTAGTGCTCCAGGTAGCGGCCGCAGCTGGGGCACTTGGCGTACCACATCGGCACCTTGGCGCCGCACTCGCACTTGGTCTTGTGCTTGATGACCGACGAGCCGATCAGGCTGGCGCTGGTGCCGGCGTCCGCCTTGGCGGGGTGGTCGTCGAAGACCGACTCCGACGACGCCTTGGTGGAGGGCGCCGCGTGCTCGGCCCGGTGCTCGCTCAGCACCGCCTCGCGGAAGGCGCTCTCGGTCTCGTCGGTCACGTCGGGCACGTGGACCACCACCTGGCCCTCGCACTTGGGGCACAGGCCCTTCTTGCCGGCGTACTTGTCCTTGACCTTGAACGAGTGCCCGTTGGGGCACTGCACCTGGATACCCATGCTTGCGGCCTCGCGAACCTTCGCGGACGGTTGGTCGGCCCCGCGGTAGACCCCGCGTCGTTACAGGCCGGCCTCACCGAGCGGCGGCGGGTCCCGATCGAGGGGCCACGCCACGCGTACGTGCGCCTAATCTCCCCAGAAGCAGCCCCGCATCGGCTGGGCGCCCACAGCACCCACGACGCGGAATCGTGCGCCATCCTAGAAATCACTCTCCTGGCGGCCGGCCGAGCGGTGAAAAGCCAATCTCGAAAAGTCGTCGTTGGGCACGGCCGCCCCGGGGCGGGGATATCCCATCCCGCTCCCTTCACATTTCAAACTAACGCACGTCTCATGCTAAATCAACAACGCTTGTCGGCGGGGCGGCTTGGGCCGGGGCCGCTGGTTTGCCTAAACTAGTGACGATGTCGACACTTACCGCCTCCCGCTGGTTGCCCCTGGCACCAATTGCCGTAGCAGTACTGGCTTTTCTGGCCGCCGGGGCCAGGTGCCAGGGGCTGCTCGCCAACACCGCGCTGGTGGCGGTTGGCACGCTGGTTGTCGCCTTGCCAGCCGGCGGGCTGCTGGGCCTGCTGATACACAAACTCCGCCTGCCCGGGCAGGCGGCTGCGGCGGTCGCGGTGCTGACGCTGCTGTTCCTGCCGCTGCACCTGTGCGCCGCCGCCTGGCGAGCGGGCTTCGGCACGCTCGGGTGGTACACGCAGCAAGCGGCCGACGGCGGGGTCGCCAATCCGCTGCTGGAGGGCTTTGCCGGCGTGATCTGGATCCACGCCGCGGCGGCAATCGCCTGGGTGGCGGTCATCGTCGGCGCGGCGCTGCGGTCGGTCGACCGCCAGCTCGAGGAGGACGCCCTCTTGGCGATGCCGGCCTGGCGGGTGCTGCTGACGGTCTCGCTGCGAGCGGCGGCGCCGGCGTTTGTCGTGGCGGCCGGCTGGATCGCGATCACCGTCGCGCACGAGATGACGGTCACCGACCTGTTCCAGGTCCGCACGTTCGCCGAGGAGGTCTACACGCAGCACGCGCTGGAGTTGTTCGACCCGACCCAACTCGACGACCCGGACCAACGCCTGCAGCAGCGTCAGCTCTTCGCCGGGCTGGCGGTGGTGAGGGGGCTGGCGGTGGCGGTGCTGTGGTCGGCGCGGGGTTTGATCGACCGCGTGTCCGACGGCATGGCCCGGGACGCCTGGCGGTGGGACCCGGCGCCCCGTGCGCCGGCCGTGTTGGCGATGCTGCTGATGGTGGTCGTGCTGGCCGGAGTTCCGATCGGCAACTTGCTGTACAAGGCGGGCGGCAACGCCGTCCGCGAAGGCGACGCCTGGCGGCAGGAGTGGTCGCTCTCTAAGGCCGTGACGCGGGTCGGCAGGGCGCCGGTCGAGCACCGGCGGCAGCTGTGGCAGTCGGCCAAGCTCGGCCTGGGGGTCGCGTGCGGCGCCACGCTGGCCGGCGCGTTGGTGGCCTGGCGGCTCGCCCGCGGCGGCGTCGAGCAGCTCGCCTGGCTGGCGGCTATTGCGCTGGCGCTCACCACGCCCGGGCCGCTGATCGGCATCGGCGCGATCGACCTGTTCAACCGCCCGCTCGATTCCCCGCTCTGGCCACTGAGCTGGCTGTACGACCACACGCTGGCGGTGGTCTGGGCGGTTCAGATGGTCCGGGCGACGCCGGTGGTCGCGATCCTGCTGTGGCCGGTCTGGCAGGGCCTGCCGGCGGGGCTGGTCGAGTCCGCCCGGCTTGAGGGCGGGGGGCCGCTCGCCGGAGTGCTGGCGGCGGCCCGGTCGCGGTGGGGCGCGGTGGGGGCGGCCTGGCTGGCGGCTTTGGCCGTATCGTTCGGCGAGCTGAGTGCGTCGCTGCTAGTGATCCCGCCCGGCCCCCAGACGGTCACGATCGAGCTGTTCAACCTGCTGCACGCGGGAGTGGATGACCGCGTCGCGGCGATTAGCTTGGTCATGATCGCTTTGCTGGCGGTCGCGTCGTGGCTGGTGGCGCGGCTCTGGTCCCGCGCCCCCGAGTGAGGACTTTTTGCGCAAACCTGCACAGCGGACCCAAAAGCGATAAAATGCCCGACGGCAGCCGAACAGGCACCGGGACGCCGCCGCCGGGCGGGCAAGATCACGACCCGCCACACGAATCCGACTACGTGCCGCACCGGCTCCTCCGCACCCGACCGTCCGACGCCGCCCGCCACGCATGAAGCTAGACCCCTCCGCCAGACGCACCCGCCCGCTGCTCGTCGGCCTGTGCCTGCTCGCCCTGTTGATGCCGGGCTGCCGCGGCTGCGACGACGGCCTCACCCCGCAGGAGCGGGCCGCCAAGCAGCAGGAGAAGGAGGAGGAAGAGGCCGAGCGTAAGCGGAAGGAGGAAGAGGAGAAAAAGAAGAAGGCGCCCATGGTGGTCGGGCCGATGAAGCCCGTGCCGAGCCAGTCGGACCAGCCCCAGCTGTTCGTGAAGCCGGGCCACTGGACGATGGTGTCGCAGGAGATGAAGCGGAACTACGACGACTGGGTCGGCACCGAGGGCCAGGCGATCGTTGACTCGAACAACCAGCCGATCCCGCTTGACTTTACGGCCTTCTCGCTGCAGAGCCGCCGGCCGGTGGCGCTCAGCAAGGGGCAGGACAAGCGGATCGAGAGCATCTTCTTCCCGCCGCCCATCAAGCGCAAGTTTGGCGTGCGGTGGCAGATCCGCGGGCGTGACTCGCTGGACGTGATGCCGCCGCT
It contains:
- a CDS encoding lamin tail domain-containing protein, which translates into the protein MARYRDRKRSARKAKRAKPSRLRFETLEDRRLLAVVINEIHYNSDENTSFEEFIELHNTAATPVDLSGWEFTDGIDYTFEPGAQIPAGGYVVVAQDPATLLAEFGVVAIGQYEGGLSNGGERIAISDAGGQLIDEVEYTTSFPWPVAADGEGPSMELINPALDNNLGSNWRPTYADPLFAVEDDDPPTDPGGAGGLVHRWSFSGNLEDSVGGADGVLVDPTGLSSYFDGQLNVSSNSGQNSNQTPFGSGAYVDLPNGIVSSLGENATFEWWGTVTRNRTWAEIWSFGTSGGGEDQATGANNQGYVTLIPESGSGDLRLTHRNGGTSSESVVDWNQAASTNREYHFTVVWDGASGVQTLYVDGAAIGSSATIIDLDDLNDNNNWLGRSQWPDPLFDGYHNEFRIYNQALTSGQVAASYAAGPDAVFAGPNIESFEASSDAILAGEPLRLRWDVTDATTLSISPDVGDVTGQTSVWVTPTETTTYTLTAVNGDGATTRSLQVVVEARRATPGAANANLAANAAPAIASVDHAGGDASTSAGVVTAEVSDPDGVASVELQYQIVLPGQYIPARLPVPHNDLLADPEQQLKANPDYLDEANWATVTMVDDGTGADQTAGDGVYSASIPAQAHRTLVRYRVAVEDTLGAAAVAPYADDPSLNFAYFVYDGLPEYLNNSGQVVADAEALASLPVYHLLTRAEDMQEAIAYDPADQIPQGTEARSAYNWGGTIVYNGEVYDNIQYRPRGANGRYYGEGKRSMRFRFNDGAWFEPLDQDGEPYPEQWKTLTTGKGFDNHQTLTYALNEAITMQLSNMMGLPALDTHWFQFRVIDDAAEAPNQWDGDFWGVNFALEDYDKRFLDAHGLEEGNLYKLNNQTQDALRQLDYQAPYAVSDGSDHDYVEYVMGRASDDLEHRVNLEQYFVYHAIAEAVRHYDYWPTANKNAAYYFEPDYAAENDNLGKLWLLLWDTDASWGPSWNEGEDIVYEALFDNFDSAYADSLLKPGYYNTLRELRDLIWQPDQIEGMIRELAATIQPLEAADRARWQGAPDDAGNYDGLTGPGAVSIEALIGNMLDFAFVGGNWPHGGSGTGFVGPGGRAAYLDNVLAASGEEALVPFTPSLSYVGDPGMAANELTFQTTAFNDPQGAGTFGAVQWRVSQVTPVSAGADPSTAFLDEWTSSWDSGALTEFNATTDVPASAVTPGETYRARVRMQDDTGRWSHWSDPVEFVAAAPTDPPSLAITELHYHPLNPSLVDEDDQEFLEILNTGDVTVDLSGMQIADFASTPYVFADGLTLAPGEYIVVARNTEVFQQVYGEEIYLAPTGYADSNLSNGGETVSLLGPTGQVIHSVTYTDDPPWPTTPDGDGPSLEIIDPLGDPNDPANWRASLYVMGSPGSAGLAIPGDYDASGVVDQADYQAWRSAYGTGVEAPGYGADGNRDGVVDAADYSVWRDHLGDNTTLYGSLAPAPAPAAPAPEATQAAPTVAATESTDADEGIDPLQAAFALLTPPDSSDDQPEPLADAAAAAAVDDGLLLLYEGPAAAASEEEEVSVATADGSSGEEPSESASASVQRTVASDRV
- a CDS encoding zinc-dependent alcohol dehydrogenase family protein, which gives rise to MKAALYHEFGGPIAIEQVPDPTPTPDGAVIRVQATGVCRSDWHGWQGHDPDIDRLPHVPGHELAGEVVAVGSEVRGDWVGRRVTLPFVAGCGRCGDCRQGDQQVCENQFQPGFTGWGSFAELVAVRYADANLVALPDSIDAPTAASLGCRLATAYRAVATQGRLAAGQWLAVHGCGGVGLSAVMLGRALGAAVVAIDIRDEPLQLAKQLGADATLNATGVDDVAAAVHELTGGGADVSVDALGARVTFRNSVLSLRRRGRHVQVGLLAGADADPPAPMGRVIGWELELLGSHGLQAHAYPALLQMIERGQLSPQQLIERTIPLQEAGAALAALDRPVGCGVTVITP